A stretch of the Actinotalea sp. JY-7876 genome encodes the following:
- a CDS encoding ABC transporter permease has translation MITLLRELGGSRELLVNLTRREIKGKYKRTALGQLWSLANPIALMLIYTAVFSVIINIPADVGDPSGLNVFAVWLMCGLLPWSFFTNTVTSGMGSLVGNENLIKKVAFPRVTLVASSSLAAMFTWAIEMLVLAVVLVFLGADVWLWIPGVVLMMVLLALFATGVAMMLAMANVYFRDTQHFVTIVFQAWFYLTPILYPVSYVAGISERTGPLLGSVTILDLYRLNPMERFVEVFRNLLYDNRLPELDSLAWCVGWTVVALAVGGRVFSRNQAKLAEVL, from the coding sequence GTGATCACCCTCCTCCGAGAGCTCGGCGGCTCCCGCGAGCTGCTGGTCAACCTCACGCGGCGCGAGATCAAGGGCAAGTACAAGCGCACGGCGCTCGGGCAGCTCTGGTCGCTCGCGAACCCGATCGCCCTGATGCTCATCTACACCGCGGTCTTCTCGGTGATCATCAACATCCCCGCCGATGTCGGCGACCCCAGCGGGCTCAACGTCTTCGCGGTGTGGCTGATGTGCGGCCTGCTGCCGTGGAGCTTCTTCACGAACACCGTGACGTCGGGGATGGGCTCGCTCGTCGGCAACGAGAACCTCATCAAGAAGGTCGCCTTCCCGCGGGTGACGCTCGTCGCCTCGAGCTCCCTCGCGGCGATGTTCACCTGGGCGATCGAGATGCTGGTGCTCGCCGTCGTGCTCGTGTTCCTCGGCGCCGACGTGTGGCTGTGGATCCCCGGGGTCGTGCTCATGATGGTGCTGCTCGCGCTCTTCGCGACGGGCGTCGCCATGATGCTGGCGATGGCGAACGTGTACTTCCGCGACACCCAGCACTTCGTCACGATCGTGTTCCAGGCGTGGTTCTACCTGACGCCGATCCTCTACCCGGTGTCGTACGTCGCGGGGATCTCCGAGCGGACGGGGCCGCTGCTCGGGTCGGTCACGATCCTGGACCTGTACCGCCTCAACCCGATGGAGCGCTTCGTCGAGGTGTTCCGCAACCTGCTCTACGACAACCGGCTCCCCGAGCTCGACTCGCTCGCGTGGTGCGTCGGCTGGACCGTCGTCGCGCTCGCCGTGGGCGGACGGGTGTTCTCACGCAACCAGGCGAAGCTGGCGGAGGTGCTGTGA
- a CDS encoding glycosyltransferase codes for MTLDTITDRMAGPAIRAWEISRALATEHDVRLVTFGRCTRSGEGFDVRQIGVGDFRAEVEASDVVVIQGFVFNAFPWLQTCEQVLVVDLYDPFQLETLEVDRYKPEAARNQALAFALGELSDQVRRGDLFLCASRRQRDLWIGQLAAAGRINPDTYDADPSLRSLITIVPFGTAPEPPVQARRAIKGTVRGIGVDDKVVLWGGGVYNWFDPLSLVRAVDRLKETVPEVRLFFLGMKHPNPDVPEMAVATRCRELSDELGLTGRHVFFNEDWVPYESRADHLLDADVGVSCHFPHVETEFSFRTRILDYLWAGLPIVATQGDSFAELIEARGLGRTVPAEDVDALVEALEAMLTDERARGAARAAVREVAAGFTWPVVLEPLVQFCREPRRAADAHRLTAAAHAAPVPRPPRLQQVRQDARAAVRHLRDGGVRQVVAKIRWRLARRS; via the coding sequence GTGACCCTCGACACGATCACCGACCGGATGGCCGGTCCGGCCATCCGCGCGTGGGAGATCTCGCGCGCGCTCGCCACGGAGCACGACGTGCGCCTGGTGACCTTCGGCCGGTGCACGCGGTCGGGGGAGGGCTTCGACGTCCGCCAGATCGGCGTCGGCGACTTCCGCGCGGAGGTCGAGGCGAGCGACGTCGTCGTGATCCAGGGCTTCGTCTTCAACGCCTTCCCGTGGCTGCAGACCTGCGAGCAGGTGCTCGTGGTCGACCTCTACGACCCCTTCCAGCTCGAGACGCTCGAGGTCGACAGGTACAAGCCCGAGGCCGCGCGGAACCAGGCGCTCGCCTTCGCGCTCGGCGAGCTGTCGGACCAGGTGCGCCGCGGTGACCTGTTCCTGTGCGCGTCCCGCCGGCAGCGCGACCTGTGGATCGGCCAGCTGGCCGCCGCCGGACGCATCAACCCCGACACCTACGACGCGGACCCGTCGCTGCGCTCGCTCATCACGATCGTGCCGTTCGGCACCGCGCCGGAGCCGCCGGTGCAGGCCCGGCGCGCGATCAAGGGCACCGTCCGGGGCATCGGCGTCGACGACAAGGTCGTCCTGTGGGGCGGCGGCGTCTACAACTGGTTCGACCCGCTGAGCCTGGTGCGGGCCGTGGACCGCCTCAAGGAGACGGTGCCCGAGGTCCGGCTGTTCTTCCTCGGCATGAAGCACCCCAACCCGGACGTCCCGGAGATGGCCGTGGCGACGCGGTGCCGGGAGCTCTCCGACGAGCTCGGCCTCACCGGTCGGCACGTGTTCTTCAACGAGGACTGGGTCCCCTACGAGTCGCGCGCGGACCACCTGCTCGACGCCGACGTCGGCGTGAGCTGCCACTTCCCGCACGTGGAGACCGAGTTCTCGTTCCGGACGCGCATCCTGGACTACCTGTGGGCCGGCCTGCCGATCGTCGCGACGCAGGGCGACTCGTTCGCCGAGCTGATCGAGGCCCGCGGCCTCGGGCGCACGGTCCCGGCGGAGGACGTGGACGCGCTCGTCGAGGCCCTGGAGGCGATGCTGACCGACGAGCGCGCGCGCGGGGCCGCGCGCGCGGCCGTCCGCGAGGTCGCGGCGGGCTTCACGTGGCCGGTCGTGCTGGAGCCCCTGGTGCAGTTCTGCCGGGAGCCGCGTCGGGCCGCCGACGCGCACCGCCTCACGGCCGCGGCGCACGCCGCCCCGGTGCCGCGTCCGCCGCGCCTGCAGCAGGTCCGCCAGGACGCACGCGCCGCCGTCCGCCACCTGCGCGACGGGGGCGTGCGGCAGGTGGTCGCCAAGATCCGCTGGCGGCTCGCGCGCCGCAGCTGA
- a CDS encoding glycosyltransferase — protein MRVVQVSAHYPPNLVSGGTLVPQRIARSLVARGHEVHVYAGHLDADREPLDTWVETDEAGVQVRWVVTTPWTAWADPKNTVNAAVTSDFAEWLEDVRPDVVHLHSLQTLGGGLVRAAKRSGAAVVVTMHDFWWTCARQFLVAPDMQPCSLVVDCGACPCAGGHRWLERRNAVLQPMLADADVILAPSRSAARVLVANGVDERRLRVDENGLPDAEIEVARAPGAPAGEEGRADGPVRFMFAGGPDPMKGLDVLLAAARRLPADGTWTLDLYGVGPDRALPPSVRARPAYSRAEMADVMAAHDVLVLPSVMRESHSILTREALGAGLAVVCTDTLGPEEAVEDGVNGLVVPAADAESLAAALRRLAADPATVARLRAAGATAPVRRFEDQVDGLEELYGELTRDPGPLPAEALLTSPDVLEAEESLLGRVLVVVGIRGAALRYRGHLPAEALRLHGVHADVRHYRDPSIVDLAAEADAVVLYRVPATSQVVDLVAGVRARPRPVPVLFDIDDLIFDPDLRGQVHGLDVLSQDEQELWWRGVARYRTTMELCDAYVGSTEELCAHATRTTGLTAFRFANGVGADLARLSEREIARDRTPGPLRIGYFSGTNTHDADWAVIEPAVVEVLAAHPGVELWLGGFLTTGPALEPFAARVRRLPMLPWTELPGRLRQVDVNLAPLVLGSRFNEAKSAIKWLEAALTETPTVASPTQPFAEAIEDGRTGILASTHEEWVDGLTRLLDDALLRRRIGAAARREALLRWGPHTQGARYLEVLREAARIRRAAGPREAGAWEPVLDDEPLDAVEGWLEPHPGLPRAGEGGLRASLLGTPVGQRLVAARRVLRAGGPTALVRKVVQVARRGA, from the coding sequence GTGCGCGTCGTCCAGGTCTCCGCTCACTACCCCCCGAATCTCGTCAGCGGAGGCACGCTCGTCCCGCAGCGCATCGCGCGCAGCCTGGTCGCCCGCGGCCACGAGGTCCACGTGTACGCGGGGCACCTCGACGCCGACCGCGAACCGCTGGACACCTGGGTCGAGACCGACGAGGCCGGCGTCCAGGTCCGCTGGGTCGTCACCACGCCCTGGACCGCGTGGGCGGACCCGAAGAACACGGTCAACGCCGCGGTGACGAGCGACTTCGCCGAGTGGCTCGAGGACGTGCGGCCCGACGTGGTGCACCTGCACTCGCTCCAGACCCTGGGCGGTGGGCTGGTGCGCGCGGCGAAGCGATCGGGGGCGGCCGTCGTCGTGACGATGCACGACTTCTGGTGGACCTGCGCGCGGCAGTTCCTCGTCGCCCCGGACATGCAGCCGTGCAGCCTCGTGGTCGACTGCGGCGCGTGCCCGTGCGCGGGGGGCCACCGCTGGCTCGAGCGCCGCAACGCCGTGCTCCAGCCCATGCTCGCGGATGCCGACGTCATCCTGGCGCCGTCGCGCAGCGCGGCGCGCGTGCTGGTCGCCAACGGCGTCGACGAGCGTCGGCTGCGGGTCGACGAGAACGGGCTGCCCGACGCGGAGATCGAGGTCGCGCGTGCGCCCGGGGCCCCGGCCGGGGAGGAGGGGCGCGCGGACGGACCCGTGCGCTTCATGTTCGCCGGCGGCCCGGACCCGATGAAAGGGCTCGACGTGCTGCTGGCGGCCGCGCGGCGGCTGCCGGCGGACGGCACGTGGACGCTCGACCTCTACGGCGTCGGGCCGGACCGTGCGCTGCCCCCGTCGGTGCGCGCCCGGCCCGCGTACTCGCGCGCGGAGATGGCCGACGTCATGGCGGCGCACGACGTGCTGGTCCTGCCGTCGGTGATGCGCGAGTCGCACTCGATCCTCACGCGCGAGGCGCTCGGTGCGGGCCTCGCCGTCGTGTGCACCGACACCCTCGGGCCCGAGGAGGCCGTCGAGGACGGCGTCAACGGCCTGGTCGTGCCGGCGGCCGACGCCGAATCCCTCGCCGCGGCGCTGCGCCGGCTCGCGGCCGACCCCGCGACCGTGGCACGCCTGCGGGCGGCGGGCGCGACGGCGCCCGTGCGCCGGTTCGAGGACCAGGTGGACGGCCTCGAGGAGCTCTACGGCGAGCTGACGAGGGACCCCGGCCCGCTGCCGGCCGAGGCGCTGCTGACGTCCCCGGACGTGCTCGAGGCCGAGGAGTCGCTGCTCGGCCGCGTGCTCGTCGTCGTCGGCATCCGGGGGGCAGCACTGCGCTACCGCGGCCACCTGCCCGCCGAGGCGCTGCGGCTGCACGGCGTGCACGCCGACGTGCGTCACTACCGCGACCCCTCGATCGTCGACCTCGCGGCCGAGGCCGACGCCGTCGTGCTCTACCGCGTCCCCGCCACGTCGCAGGTCGTGGACCTGGTGGCGGGCGTGCGTGCCCGCCCCCGTCCCGTGCCGGTGCTCTTCGACATCGACGACCTGATCTTCGACCCCGACCTGCGGGGCCAGGTGCACGGCCTGGACGTGCTCTCGCAGGACGAGCAGGAGCTGTGGTGGCGCGGGGTCGCGCGCTACCGCACCACCATGGAGCTGTGCGACGCCTACGTCGGCAGCACCGAGGAGCTCTGCGCGCACGCGACGCGCACGACCGGCCTGACCGCGTTCCGCTTCGCGAACGGGGTCGGCGCGGACCTCGCACGCCTCAGCGAGCGGGAGATCGCGCGCGACCGGACGCCGGGCCCCCTGCGCATCGGCTACTTCAGCGGGACCAACACGCACGACGCCGACTGGGCGGTCATCGAGCCCGCCGTCGTCGAGGTGCTCGCCGCGCACCCGGGCGTCGAGCTCTGGCTCGGAGGCTTCCTCACGACCGGTCCGGCCCTGGAGCCGTTCGCCGCGCGCGTCCGCCGGCTGCCGATGCTCCCGTGGACCGAGCTGCCGGGGCGGCTGCGCCAGGTCGACGTCAACCTGGCGCCGCTCGTGCTCGGCAGCCGGTTCAACGAGGCCAAGTCCGCGATCAAGTGGCTCGAGGCCGCCCTGACGGAGACGCCGACGGTCGCGTCACCCACCCAGCCGTTCGCGGAGGCCATCGAGGACGGGCGCACCGGGATCCTCGCCTCGACGCACGAGGAGTGGGTCGACGGCCTGACCCGCCTCCTCGACGACGCCCTGCTGCGGCGGCGGATCGGGGCCGCGGCGCGCCGCGAGGCGCTGCTGCGCTGGGGCCCGCACACCCAGGGCGCGCGCTACCTCGAGGTGCTGCGGGAGGCGGCCCGGATCCGTCGCGCGGCCGGCCCGCGGGAGGCCGGCGCGTGGGAGCCCGTCCTCGACGACGAGCCGCTCGACGCGGTCGAGGGCTGGCTCGAGCCGCACCCGGGCCTGCCGCGCGCGGGCGAGGGCGGGCTGCGCGCCTCCCTGCTCGGCACCCCCGTGGGTCAGCGGCTCGTGGCGGCGCGCCGCGTGCTGCGCGCCGGTGGCCCGACCGCGCTCGTCCGTAAGGTGGTGCAGGTGGCCCGGCGGGGCGCCTGA
- a CDS encoding ABC transporter ATP-binding protein has protein sequence MTVDGVSKRFRVYHERNQSLKAAIMRGRRSVYEDFWALRDVGFEIPAASTFGLVGDNGSGKSTLLKCIAGILAPDAGTITSRGRMAALLEVGSGFHPELSGRDNVYLNGSILGMTRKEIDGKFDEIVDFSGVEQFIDQPVKNYSSGMYVRLGFSVAINVDPEILLVDEVLAVGDAAFQDKCTQKFTQFSREGRTVVVVSHSMPSLRNMCDTVAWLEHGNLVETGDAKPILERYLDSTRHDARVDAQGRVRWGSGEAVIDAVELLQDGAPAETVRTGDPVVIRIRYTAKERIADPVFGLALESHDGVYLWANNTRDTNHPIAAIEGEGVVECRIPAVALQPGSFQLMASIVDSSTTHTYDYLREAATLNVDYGTPVESGGYLALDGRWS, from the coding sequence GTGACCGTCGACGGTGTCTCCAAGCGGTTCCGGGTCTACCACGAGCGCAACCAGAGCCTGAAGGCCGCGATCATGCGCGGCCGGCGGTCGGTGTACGAGGACTTCTGGGCGCTGCGCGACGTCGGGTTCGAGATCCCGGCCGCGAGCACGTTCGGCCTGGTCGGTGACAACGGCTCGGGCAAGTCGACGCTGCTCAAGTGCATCGCCGGCATCCTCGCGCCGGACGCGGGGACGATCACGTCGCGGGGCCGGATGGCGGCGCTGCTCGAGGTCGGCTCGGGCTTCCACCCGGAGCTGTCGGGGCGCGACAACGTCTACCTCAACGGCTCGATCCTCGGCATGACGCGCAAGGAGATCGACGGCAAGTTCGACGAGATCGTGGACTTCTCCGGGGTCGAGCAGTTCATCGACCAGCCGGTGAAGAACTACTCGTCCGGCATGTACGTCCGCCTCGGGTTCTCGGTCGCGATCAACGTCGACCCCGAGATCCTCCTCGTGGACGAGGTGCTCGCCGTCGGTGACGCCGCCTTCCAGGACAAGTGCACGCAGAAGTTCACGCAGTTCAGCCGCGAGGGGCGCACGGTCGTCGTGGTGAGCCACTCGATGCCCTCGCTGCGCAACATGTGCGACACGGTCGCGTGGCTCGAGCACGGGAACCTCGTCGAGACGGGCGACGCGAAGCCCATCCTCGAGCGCTACCTGGACTCGACCCGGCACGACGCGCGCGTCGACGCGCAGGGTCGCGTCCGCTGGGGCAGCGGCGAGGCGGTCATCGACGCCGTGGAGCTGCTCCAGGACGGCGCGCCCGCCGAGACGGTGCGCACGGGGGACCCGGTGGTGATCCGGATCCGCTACACCGCCAAGGAGCGGATCGCCGACCCGGTCTTCGGCCTCGCGCTCGAGTCCCACGACGGCGTGTACCTCTGGGCCAACAACACCCGCGACACGAACCACCCGATCGCGGCGATCGAGGGCGAGGGCGTCGTCGAGTGCCGGATCCCGGCGGTCGCGCTGCAGCCCGGCAGCTTCCAGCTCATGGCGTCCATCGTCGACTCCTCCACCACGCACACCTACGACTACCTGCGTGAGGCCGCGACGCTCAACGTCGACTACGGCACGCCGGTCGAGTCCGGCGGCTACCTGGCGCTCGACGGGCGCTGGTCGTGA
- a CDS encoding glycosyltransferase translates to MTLISLLLLPGQDGPDAGSALRRTAASVQRNGRGPWQLVAPSPDRGDAAREGATASRREIDRMLRKAVTWTRPDGDGPAAVLRAGLAAATGQYVAVLAPGDEIEPGVLAAMAEYVAARPATDVLYTDEQWPAPGHEGIQTKPHWVPRYLEGWDYLGRLCLVRRSLVAEVGGFRPEAELALEWDLHLRVAERTQAIEHVPVIGLTRPAAPPRGPEVAEAGRRAVADRYARLGIGATVEVAHPDGYVRVWRDVPDPPPLVSIVIPTGGGRRDVRGTSTLVLETCLRSLLERTTYPAWEVVLVPSEGTPHDVLELAAELVGDRLVVAPVTGEFSFSHSVNEGVRRSRGELVVLLNDDTEVIEPRWLDRMVAVAQDPDVGVVGAKLLFEDDTIQHVGIVHDDTWLPVHAHRLATDDASHFGSKLVDLDYLAVTGACLLTPRDLYVELGGFSEELPMAFNDVDYCHKVVAAGRDVVCTPFARLYHYESSSRVADVRPFERQYLMDHTLELAKHDPHINHRAVR, encoded by the coding sequence ATGACGCTCATCTCGTTGCTCCTGCTGCCGGGCCAGGACGGGCCGGACGCCGGGTCGGCACTGCGGCGGACCGCCGCCTCGGTGCAGCGCAACGGCCGCGGGCCGTGGCAGCTCGTCGCGCCGTCCCCCGATCGCGGGGACGCGGCGCGCGAGGGCGCGACGGCGAGCCGGCGGGAGATCGACCGCATGCTGCGCAAGGCGGTCACCTGGACGCGCCCGGACGGCGACGGGCCGGCGGCAGTCCTGCGGGCCGGGCTCGCCGCGGCGACCGGGCAGTACGTCGCCGTGCTGGCCCCCGGCGACGAGATCGAGCCGGGCGTGCTCGCCGCGATGGCCGAGTACGTCGCGGCGCGCCCGGCGACGGACGTCCTCTACACCGACGAGCAGTGGCCCGCACCCGGCCACGAGGGCATCCAGACCAAGCCGCACTGGGTCCCCCGGTATCTCGAGGGCTGGGACTACCTCGGACGCCTGTGCCTGGTGCGGCGCAGCCTCGTGGCCGAGGTCGGCGGGTTCCGGCCTGAGGCCGAGCTCGCCCTCGAGTGGGACCTGCACCTCCGCGTCGCCGAGCGGACGCAGGCCATCGAGCACGTGCCCGTCATCGGCCTGACCCGCCCGGCCGCGCCGCCGCGCGGGCCGGAGGTCGCGGAGGCAGGTCGGCGCGCCGTCGCGGACCGCTACGCGCGCCTCGGCATCGGCGCGACGGTCGAGGTGGCTCACCCGGACGGCTACGTCCGGGTGTGGCGCGACGTGCCGGACCCGCCGCCCCTCGTCTCGATCGTCATCCCGACCGGCGGCGGGCGCAGGGACGTGCGGGGCACGTCGACGCTCGTGCTCGAGACGTGCCTGCGCTCGTTGCTCGAGCGCACCACCTACCCGGCGTGGGAGGTCGTCCTGGTCCCGTCGGAGGGCACCCCCCACGACGTGCTCGAGCTCGCCGCGGAGCTGGTGGGCGACCGGCTCGTCGTGGCTCCGGTGACCGGCGAGTTCTCGTTCTCGCACTCCGTCAACGAGGGGGTGCGCCGCTCGCGCGGTGAGCTCGTGGTGCTGCTCAACGACGACACCGAGGTGATCGAGCCCCGCTGGCTGGACCGGATGGTCGCCGTCGCGCAGGACCCGGACGTCGGCGTCGTCGGCGCCAAGCTCCTGTTCGAGGACGACACCATCCAGCACGTCGGCATCGTGCACGACGACACCTGGCTGCCCGTGCACGCGCACCGCCTCGCGACGGACGACGCGAGCCACTTCGGCTCCAAGCTGGTCGACCTCGACTACCTCGCCGTCACCGGCGCGTGCCTGCTGACGCCGCGGGACCTCTACGTCGAGCTCGGCGGGTTCTCCGAGGAGCTGCCCATGGCGTTCAACGACGTCGACTACTGCCACAAGGTCGTCGCCGCCGGCCGCGACGTGGTGTGCACGCCGTTCGCACGGCTGTACCACTACGAGAGCTCGTCACGGGTGGCCGACGTCCGGCCCTTCGAGCGGCAGTACCTCATGGACCACACGCTCGAGCTCGCCAAGCACGACCCGCACATCAACCACCGCGCGGTGCGCTGA